In Pelodiscus sinensis isolate JC-2024 chromosome 2, ASM4963464v1, whole genome shotgun sequence, the following proteins share a genomic window:
- the CCK gene encoding cholecystokinin, which translates to MYSGICIYVFLAVLSMSAFGQQATGSHNDNPVATELEQSLTEHHRHVRVPSSAGQLKPIQRLDGNVDQKANFGALLAKYLQQARKGPTGRISVMGNRVQNIDPTHRINDRDYMGWMDFGRRSAEEYEYSS; encoded by the exons ATGTACAGCGGTATCTGCATCTACGTGTTCCTTGCTGTGCTCTCCATGAGCGCTTTCGGACAGCAGGCTACAGGCTCGCACAATGACAATCCGGTGGCCACTGAGCTTGAGCAGAGCTTGACAGAACATCACCGACATGTTCGTGTCCCTTCATCTGCTGGCCAGCTGAAACCTATCCAGCGGCTGGATGGAAATGTTGACCAAAAAGCCAACTTTGGAGCTTTGTTGGCCAAATATCTCCAACAAGCCAGAAAAG GTCCTACTGGAAGAATCTCAGTTATGGGAAACAGGGTACAGAACATTGACCCTACACACAGGATAAACGACAGAGATTACATGGGTTGGATGGATTTTGGACGCCGCAGTGCTGAAGAGTACGAGTACTCCTCTTAA